Proteins encoded in a region of the Coffea eugenioides isolate CCC68of chromosome 4, Ceug_1.0, whole genome shotgun sequence genome:
- the LOC113768189 gene encoding PTI1-like tyrosine-protein kinase At3g15890, which yields MAFPSIFCCVKGSDRKDQRKKQAWRIFSLKELHSATNNFNYDNKLGEGGFGSVYWGQLWDGSQIAVKRLKVWSNKAEMEFAVEVEILARVRHENLLSLRGYCAEGQERLIVYDYMPNLSLLSHLHGQHSAECLLDWNRRMNIAIGSAEGIAYLHHHATPHIIHRDVKASNVLLDSDFQARVADFGFAKFIPDGATHVTTRVKGTLGYLAPEYAMLGKASESCDVYSFGILLLELASGKKPIEKLNATTKRTITDWALPLACESKFDELADPKLKGNYVEEELKRVVFVALVCAQNRPEKRPTMLEVVDLLKGDSEEKFVALENDEMFKNTRPADYNDGLSGAEDSSDFISQEKDVKQEGEKVREQKEEIEKVDG from the exons ATGGCTTTTCCCTCCATCTTTTGTTGTGTTAAGGGCTCCGATCG AAAAGATCAAAGGAAGAAGCAAGCATGGAGGATTTTTTCTTTGAAGGAGTTGCACTCGGCTACCAACAATTTCAACTATGACAACAAGCTTGGAGAAGGAGGATTTGGCAGTGTATACTGGGGCCAATTGTGGGATGGTTCTCAG ATTGCGGTCAAAAGGTTGAAGGTGTGGAGCAACAAAGCAGAGATGGAATTTGCAGTTGAAGTTGAGATACTGGCCAGAGTACGGCACGAGAATTTGCTGAGCTTACGTGGCTATTGTGCTGAAGGGCAAGAGCGGCTGATCGTGTATGACTATATGCCTAATTTGAGCTTACTCTCTCATCTTCACGGGCAGCATTCAGCTGAATGCCTTCTTGATTGGAACCGACGAATGAACATAGCCATTGGGTCTGCTGAGGGAATTGC CTATCTGCACCACCATGCAACTCCACATATTATTCATAGAGATGTCAAAGCAAGCAATGTATTGCTTGATTCTGACTTTCAAGCACGAGTGGCTGATTTTGGATTTGCCAAGTTCATCCCCGACGGTGCAACACATGTAACCACTAGGGTTAAGGGTACGCTAGGTTACCTTGCACCAGAATATGCAATGTTAGGAAAGGCATCAGAGAGCTGTGATGTTTACAGTTTCGGTATTCTTTTGCTTGAGCTTGCTAGTGGAAAGAAGCCCATTGAGAAACTTAATGCAACAACAAAGCGCACGATCACAGATTGGGCTTTGCCTTTGGCATGTGAGAGTAAGTTTGATGAGCTCGCAGACCCAAAACTTAAGGGGAACTATGTGGAGGAAGAGTTGAAAAGGGTTGTCTTTGTTGCCCTCGTTTGTGCTCAGAATAGGCCTGAGAAGAGACCAACGATGCTTGAGGTTGTTGACCTGCTGAAAGGAGACTCTGAAGAGAAGTTTGTTGCTCTAGAAAATGACGAGATGTTCAAGAACACTCGGCCTGCAGACTATAATGATGGCTTATCAGGTGCAGAAGACAGCTCAGACTTCATCTCGCAGGAAAAAGATGTTAAGCAAGAAGGTGAAAAGGTCAGAGaacaaaaggaagaaattgaaaagGTTGACGGCTAG
- the LOC113768163 gene encoding E3 ubiquitin-protein ligase KEG-like: MAKQVKAVSSADSFDYELCEGDPDHLTTIATTPVRPSPYIDPASLKLKHRIGHGFFGDVWLATHHRSADDYDEYHEVAVKMLHPIQEDHIRSFLSKFDDLWIRLVSHQQDGVCWLHGVSVISGKICMVMKSYEGSVGDVLTRLKGGKLPLSDMLRSGIGLIKGIQELHLLGILVLNLKPTNFLLNEQKKIVLGDIGIPYLLLGIPLADSDLAFRLGTPNYMAPEQWEPEIRGPITYETDSWGLGCSIVEMLTGVPVWFGRSNNEIYRSVVINQEKPQLPSGLPPELENILYGCFEYDPRNRPLVQDILKVFERSLNVATIEGEWSGPQSTLLLDKSTCKSYASWSLSKDHLQVGDIVRSRKAVNSCSTQTMAVTEGTVVGLEKDTDQDGYVLVRIPSLPNPLRLNVSTLERVTSGFAAGDWVRLIKENEERSSVGILHFIQRDGNVAVGFLGLQTLWKGHPSDLQMAEPYFVGQFVRLKPSIVNPHFEWPRKGGGMWATGRISQILPNGCLIVKFPAILVIGGECKSFLADPAEVELVSFDTCPGVVEKYQHAEDFHWAVRPLAIAVGLYTTVKVGVFVGRNVGAKFKSKGHTNQSHNEGRGQVGHGGGSSARRHSAAKILF, translated from the exons ATGGCAAAACAGGTTAAAGCAGTATCATCTGCAGATTCTTTTGATTATGAACTTTGTGAAGGAGATCCTGACCATCTTACAACTATTGCCACCACTCCAGTGCGCCCTAGTCCTTATATTGATCCTGCTTCATTGAAGCTTAAGCATAGGATTGGGCATGGATTCTTTGGAGATGTTTGGTTGGCTACTCACCATCGCTCTGCTGATGATTATGATGAATATCATGAAGTAGCTGTAAAAATGTTGCATCCCATACAGGAGGATCACATAAGAAGTTTTCTGAGCAAGTTTGACGATTTGTGGATCAGGTTGGTTTCTCATCAGCAAGATGGTGTTTGTTGGTTGCATGGCGTCTCAGTTATATCTGGAAAG ATCTGCATGGTTATGAAATCTTATGAGGGATCAGTGGGTGACGTACTGACTCGGCTGAAAGGGGGAAAGCTTCCATTGTCTGACATGTTAAG GTCTGGAATCGGGTTGATAAAAGGAATTCaagagttgcatttacttgggATCTTGGTGCTGAACCTTAAGCCAACTAATTTCCTCCTGAATgagcaaaaaaaaattgttcttGGAGATATTGGGATCCCTTACCTACTTCTTGGAATTCCACTAGCTGATTCAGATTTGGCTTTTAGGCTTGGAACCCCAAATTATATGGCTCCTGAGCAATGGGAGCCAGAAATAAGGGGCCCCATAACCTATGAGACTGATTCTTGGGGACTTGGGTGCAGCATTGTGGAGATGTTGACTGGTGTTCCAGTTTGGTTTGGAAGATCAAATAATGAAATTTATCGCTCGGTTGTAATCAATCAAGAAAAACCACAGCTTCCAAGCGGGCTTCCTCCTGAACTCGAGAATATTCTTTATGGGTGCTTTGAGTATGATCCACGCAATCGACCTCTTGTGCAAGATATACTTAAAGTGTTTGAAAG ATCTCTGAATGTTGCTACTATTGAAGGGGAATGGAGCGGTCCTCAGAGCACACTCCTCTTGGACAAGTCAACTTGCAAGAGCTATGCCTCATGGTCTCTCTCAAAAGATCACCTTCAAGTTGGTGACATAGTGCGTTCACGGAAGGCAGTAAATTCTTGCAGTACTCAGACAATGGCTGTAACGGAAGGAACTGTAGTTGGCTTGGAGAAGGACACTGATCAAGATGGATATGTTCTTGTGCGAATCCCTAGTTTGCCAAACCCTCTTAGGTTGAACGTTTCAACTCTCGAGAGGGTTACATCTGGATTTGCTGCTGGGGATTGGGTCCGCTTGATTAAGGAAAACGAAGAACGCTCATCTGTGGGTATTCTACACTTTATACAACGTGATGGAAATGTTGCTGTTGGTTTCTTAGGGCTACAAACTCTGTGGAAAGGACATCCTTCTGATCTCCAAATGGCAGAGCCGTATTTTGTGGGGCAGTTTGTGAGGTTGAAGCCAAGTATTGTGAATCCCCACTTTGAGTGGCCTCGTAAAGGCGGGGGTATGTGGGCAACTGGAAGAATTTCTCAAATACTTCCAAATGGGTGCCTCATTGTGAAATTCCCAGCAATACTTGTGATTGGGGGAGAATGTAAAAGTTTCCTGGCAGATCCAGCTGAAGTGGAGCTTGTCTCTTTCGATACATGTCCTGGAGTAGTGGAGAAGTACCAGCATGCTGAGGATTTTCACTGGGCCGTGCGGCCTTTAGCAATTGCAGTTGGCTTGTATACAACAGTAAAGGTTGGAGTCTTTGTTGGTAGGAACGTAGGTGCAAAATTCAAGAGCAAAGGCCATACGAATCAGTCACACAATGAAGGCCGTGGTCAAGTTGGCCATGGAGGTGGCAGTTCGGCACGCAGGCATTCAGCTGCAAAAATCCTCTTTTAG